From Heteronotia binoei isolate CCM8104 ecotype False Entrance Well chromosome 12, APGP_CSIRO_Hbin_v1, whole genome shotgun sequence, the proteins below share one genomic window:
- the LOC132579947 gene encoding nicotinamide N-methyltransferase-like, whose protein sequence is MQRWLKKEPGAFDWSPVVKYVCELEGDRENWAQKEEKVRRTVKQFLKCDVIQPNPLAPLHLPPADCLLSTLCLDVACKDLPTFRNALKNISSLVKPGGHLIFLVTLEGTFYIVGQHQFSRLYLDQESVEEAVKEAGFDIEWLEVTRLHVPKALHDVNGACFLVARKR, encoded by the exons ATGCAGCGGTGGCTGAAGAAAGAGCCAGGAGCTTTCGACTGGAGCCCAGTGGTGAAATACGTCTGTGAGCTGGAAGGGGACAG GGAAAACTGGGCCCAAAAGGAGGAGAAGGTACGAAGAACCGTCAAGCAATTCCTGAAGTGCGATGTGATCCAGCCCAACCCTCTGGCCCCGCTCCATCTCCCACCAGCCGACTGCCTGCTCTCCACTTTGTGCCTAGATGTGGCTTGCAAAGACCTGCCCACCTTCCGCAACGCCCTGAAGAACATCAGCTCCCTTGTGAAACCTGGAGGGCATCTCATCTTTTTGGTCACCCTGGAAGGAACATTCTACATAGTTGGCCAGCACCAGTTCTCCCGCCTCTACCTGGACCAGGAATCTGTAGAAGAAGCTGTGAAAGAGGCTGGCTTTGATATTGAGTGGCTGGAAGTGACCAGATTACATGTCCCAAAGGCATTGCATGATGTTAACGGGGCCTGTTTTCTGGTTGCACGGAAACGCTGA